The Malus domestica chromosome 08, GDT2T_hap1 genomic interval aaatgaatgagaaagactcctcgtataccacaatcatgatttaattaactagtttttttaattattattttattaaataatgaactaaattaaaaatctgattaattcaaatgatatggctatccacatcaaatgccacctaaggtggtatgaaaatgtgatacaaaaacatggtatgaataacattactcttaattttttattatttaaaaaaaattaacgaaaaatcatatttttaaattaaaaaaatcaattatgatactatttacttaaccctttattttatcattatcattagactcaaagtttttaaacttttttcattagttttccattattttaaaggaactttaatgaaaagctcccggtattgttattttaaagaaaaaccacatttttacactaaaaaattaattttggtactgttcacttcaccctttattttgtccttatcattaaaactcaaaattttcaaactatttttattagttttctttattttaattggTTTTTCCATTACTTCAGTCTTTTATCTCTCACGCTAATGAAGAGGATTTCAATTCCAAACCACAattttttggaaagaaaattttTCGTTCAATTTTGTTCCAAAACTTTTTAAGATGCAATTTCACAAAATATATGGCGGATCCATTCTTCGATCCGAGTGGTTCAGGGACTACCCAAAATATTTCCGAGAACCATCCAACGATCTGGACAGGTGGTGAAAGAGAGAAGACTATCATGGTTGTGCAAATGTTGTGTAATAGAAGTTTTgaattaagaagaaaaatataatttcagACAAAGTAGAACACAAAGAAGGCCACAATGGATCTGCTATCTTCAACCTTGGTTCGAACAAAGAAtatatactctctctctctctccatttccCACATGAACAGGTTGTGTCACCTagaattttaattaataaaggCAGACCGAAAACATTTAGTTTGTCATGAATCCATCGTGTAGATGGAAAGCATGCTCGAGCTTCATGTAGATGGAAAGCATCAGGCAGACCGCAGACCGCAGATGATATAAAAGCATGAGAAATCGCTGTTCTTGATCCTCTAGAGCTTACTTTTTCATGAATCCATCGTGTTCGTAAAAAGCTAGTTGCCAGTTAGAACCCTCAAGCTGCATTACTAATTTGCTTCACTGTCAAGTGCCTCCTTCCTTCTCCCAGACAAACATAAATGTTCATCTACCACTCTTCTGTAACTATCTACATCAACCACAGTGCATTTCTTACTCATGTAATCAAATATCCTCTCAGATTCAACCACCATCCCTTTTGCGCACAATTCCTTGATCAAAATCGAAAATCTCTCCAAACTGAAAATGTTATTGTTATCCAGGGTTCCACAGAAAGTCTGCACTGCCATATTCACGTTGCCATCTTCGCAATAACCCTTAATTATGCAACCGTAGAGGTTGGTACGAAGCTCGTGACCATTCCCAAGCATGTCACGAACAAGCTCTTCAACTTCCCCCATTCTACCTCTCATATCACAAAGACTGCATATCACTGTGTTATACGAAAAGAAATTCGGAGAGCAACCCATTTGATGCATTTCCTTTAGAGGAAAAATAGCTCTTTCAGGTTCCCCATTTTCAACAAGAACTCTGAGTAGTCTATTAAAGCATGAAACACTCAGCTCTAGGCCTCTCATATTTATTTCCTTCAAAAGCGAAATCGCTCCATCTGGTTTTCTCAACTTACGGTACTCATTAATAATCACCACATATGCCACTTCAGGTTTCATCCCAAGGCTCACTATATCTTTAAGATGTTTAGTGGCGGTGTCTGGCCTCCCCTCAATGCAAAGCCCTTTCAAGATAGTCATGTGTGTTACCATATCATCCTTCACACAATGTAATCTCATCTTTGTCACCATCTCCTTCACCTCACCAATCTGCCCACTCAAACACAAACCATGAATCAGAGCATTGTAACCGAACAGATTAGGCTCACAACCCAGTTTCTCCATTTCACTCATGCACTTCATCGCCTTCTCCAACTTGCCTTTCTTGCAATACCCATCAATCAAAGTTGTATAAGTTACCGAATCAGGCAAGCAATCCTTACTCTCCCTCCTCTGACCCAAAACTCTCCATGCACTATCAAAATTACCCTTCCTACAAAACCCATGAATCATGGTACTATAAGTGATCACATCTGGCTCACAACCATGCATCTCCATTTCATACATACACTTCATCGCCCCCTCTGACTTGCCTTTCTTACAATACCCATCAATCAATATTGTACAAGTTATCCTATCAGGCAAGCAATCCCTACTCTCTGTCATCCGAACCAAAACTCTCCTAGCACTATCAAAATCACCCATCTTAAAAAACCCATGAATCATGGTATTATAAGTAATCACATTTGGCTCACAAATCATTTCATTAAACATCTTCTGGGCATTCTTAACATCAACCTTCTTACACAAACAATGAATCAAAATACTGTAGCTAATCTGATTAGGCTCACTACCCTGCTTCTCCgtctcactcatgcacttcaTCGCCTCCTCCAACTCGCCTTTCTTATAATACCCATCAATCAAAGTTGTATATGTTACCATATCAGGCAAACAATCCTTATTTTCCCTCATACGACCCAAAACTTGCCTCGCACTATCAAAATCACTAGTCTTACAAAACCCATGAATCATAGTATTGTAAGTAATTATATCACGCTTGCAAgtcatttcatcaaacaccttcTGGGTACTCTTAGTGTCACCGTTGTTGAAAAACCCATGAATCAGAGCATTGTAAGTAAACATATTAGGCTCACAATCCTGCTTCTTCATTTCACTCATGCACTTCATCGCCTCTCTTACACTACCCATAAATCAAAGTTGTAAAGTTACTGTATCGGGCAAGCAGTCCTTACTATCCTTCATTCGATCCAAAACTCGCCTCACAGTATCCAAATCGCCCTTCTTACCCAACCCATGAATCATGGTATTATAAGTAATCATATTCCGGTTGCAAgtcatttcatcaaacaccttcTGCGCATCGTTAACATCGCCATTCTTACAGAACCCATGAATCATAGTATTGCAAGTAATTATATCCCGCTCGCAAgtcatttcatcaaacaccttcTGAGCATTCTTAGTATCACCCTTGTTAAAAGACCCACGAATCAGAGCATTGTAACAAACCAGGCAAACAACCCTGCTTCTTCATTTCACTCATGCACTTCATCGCCTCTTCCAACTCGCCTTTCTTACAGTACCCATCAATCAAAGTTGTATAAGTTACCGTACTGGGCAAGCAATCCTTACTATCCTTCATTTGATCCAAAACTCGCCTTGCAGTATCCAAATCACCCTTCTTACAAAACCCATTAATCGAAGTGTTGTAAGTAACCATATCCCGCTTAGCAAgtcatttcatcaaacaccttcCGCGCATTCTTAACATCACACTTCTGACAAAATCCATGAATCATAGTATTGTAAGTAATAAGATTCGGCTTGCAAgtcatttcatcaaacaccttcTGGGCATTCATATTATCACCCTTGTTACAAAACCCGTGAATCAAAGCACTGTAAGTTAGATTAGGCTCACAGGTCATTTCATCAAACATCTTATGTGCATTCTCCATTTCACCCATTTTGCAAGACCCTCTGATCATTATCGTACAGGTAAAAACATCCGGCTTCACCAGAAGCTTCCTTCACAAGGTGATCATGTATTTCCTTAGCCAAACTCAACCTGTCAGCCCTAATCAGCGCATCCAAAATTGCATTGTACAAAAACAAGCATTTCCCATTCTCGATCAACTTCGCCTTGTGAAACCAATCCATGGCGCTCGGATCTCCCCTCGTTTGCCATGAACCGCGATAAACCTGCTGAGCAAGAAATCATCGAGTCTATAGGATTCTTGAAGGAGAGAGGCAGCgatagagaagagagagtgggAGAGGAGGAGGTCATTGATGGCCAAGTAGCAATGGCGAGTGTGGGAATAGTAGTTgggattagggttagggtttgaggCCCAGTTGAAGAAGAAGAGCGCATGGTGAGGGTTGGCCTGAGCTTTGACCACGTTGATTACAAGGCTTGGTTTCAGAAGCGGCAGGCTTGGTTTCAGAAGCGGCGAGAAACGGTTAAGAGGGGCTGAGGGATTTTGGGTTCGCAGAAGGGAGTTTATGCGGATTTCCTCAGATCGATTTATAGATGTTAGAGACGGCTTTGGAGATGTAAAAAACTTCGCATCATCAATAACAATAACAATAGaggtgatatccacacatcctttttttactttttacatacttttttaatttttggccgtcggatcgggatgaattgaaaaagatcaaaggacaaaaatcaacaagggtgtgtgagaagtaaaaagaggtatgtggatagcacacccctaacaataataaataatatcCCTAAAATATCCCTAGTCTTTTCCAATCGAAATGTCAATTCTTATATGACATGACATAGAAATGCAGCAAAGGAATTTGgtgtcaaatttgacaacagTTTCAAATCTATTTTTAGTAATCATAATTTTTACTATCATTTGCCTACATACTTTGTGTGtataaacacatttttttagaaaatgagaaggagagagggagggagagaacaTGGGGGAGTggaaggtttttgttttttaatattaaaggtattttaacatcacatgtagatgaggcttcaataaaaaatagtaaaatttggacatgtgaaattacattattgcccatcattttttttgtatgatagaagactaagtagTCTTTTTACCCTATTttagttgacaaaaaaaatttcattaattaatagagatatttatcttttgttttaaaatattaattacaactataaaaagtaaataatgtaataaataatggtttaaatttgacatatcggttggaaaataaagtttataaaaaattaatgtgCCACATAagccttcaaatttaaattttatgtttaaactTTGACATCTTATTTGGAGATGATCTTAGGGTTCTTGTTGGTGTAGCCATTGATTTCCACATTGTCTCCAATTTGGGGATAACATATGATTCACTTCGCTTTTGGCATTTCTGAATCAGTATTATTAAAAGAATGAGGAAATTGTAACAATAATctttcaactttaatccaattgaagTAATAgcccctcaactaaaaatttatggtATTTgacccttaactcatcaaaacgtgtaactATGATCTTTTTCGTCAACTCCGTTAGAACTTCCGTCAAAATAAGTGACATGTGTGGCACGTGAAGGTGAATCAAGGGGTAATATggaaaaccaaatgagaaaaattgtGACAATAGTtcatcaactttaactcaattggagaaatagtctctcaattttaactcaattggaacaATGATTCTTCAATTTTAACCTAATCGTAGCAATGATTTTTTAaccataactcattttgacagagTTGATGAAATTGACTATAGCGACACATTTTGATGAGCTAAGGACCAACGGTCATGAACTTTTAGTTTGAAGATCATTTCTCCAAttaaattaaagttgaaagacCATTGGTACAATTTTTCCAAGAGAAGAAGACCTCTCTCTTTAAAATGCCAATCATGCCTATATTTTCCCTATTTTACCCTTGCTTCTACCAAACAATATTTACGTAGTGTATAGAGACACCAACTCTCTCTCCCCACCTACTTCTTGTTTTTCTGTTACACATGGATTTGGTGACAGGAAATTGAATCATACAATTtttgcttctttctttgttcATTAACTTGGAAAATTGTAATTTCTTAAGGATATTCTTTATGTGATTGTAATGTGACAAGAGAAAAACCACAGTTAAAATTATGTCCTACGGAAATCTGAAGCATGAAGTTTGTAAGTCGTGCCTAGCACATGTGATGTAAGCGTGTTTAGTGCATATGTTTAAAGACCTCTAATCCATAAACCAAAATAGTGCACTTTGGTGCACATTGGGGGACAACATCCACTAGGCCGCCGGAGTGTAGCGACACCAACAGCTTGGGGAGCAATTTGAAGTAAAGCGTTCGACCAGGCCATGGGGTGGAGTTGAACTCCATCGATGTGGTCAATCGCCGCCACGAGGGTGTCCACGGAAAGCAGAAGCAGGTCTGAGCTTCACATTGAAGGAAAAATAAACCTAAACCTGCGGTCGAGAGATAGTTGTCTGATAAGGGGTGTATGAAATGAAGAGAGGAGCCGTGGTGGTCTGATCCGAGGCACATAAAAGCGTGTCAAATCGATGTTTTTTATTCTGAAAGAGTGTACTTGTACATGGCTTATGGCTCCATCTAATTCATCATAGCCAAAATGCCAATTAGAACCTTGAACCCTTGATTACTGGTTGTTTTACTACCAAGTATCCTCAGTTATCTCCCTAAAATGCTCATCTAGCACCCTTCTGTAATTATCCACATCAGCCACGGTGCATCGCTTATGCATATCGTCAAATACCCTCTCAGCCTCAACGACCATCCCTTTCGCACATAACTCCTTAACAAAAACCGAAAAGCTCTCCAAACTAATAATGTAT includes:
- the LOC103423995 gene encoding pentatricopeptide repeat-containing protein At1g09900-like — encoded protein: MVTYNTSINGFCKKGDLDTARRVLDQMKDSKDCLPSTGDTKNAQKVFDEMTCERDIITCNTMIHGFCKNGDVNDAQKVFDEMTCNRNMITYNTMIHGLGKKGDLDTVRRVLDRMKDSKDCLPDTVTLQL
- the LOC139197982 gene encoding pentatricopeptide repeat-containing protein At1g09900-like — its product is MKCMSEMKKQDCEPNMFTYNALIHGFFNNGDTKSTQKVFDEMTCKRDIITYNTMIHGFCKTSDFDSARQVLGRMRENKDCLPDMVTYTTLIDGYYKKGELEEAMKCMSETEKQGSEPNQISYSILIHCLCKKVDVKNAQKMFNEMICEPNVITYNTMIHGFFKMGDFDSARRVLVRMTESRDCLPDRITCTILIDGYCKKGKSEGAMKCMYEMEMHGCEPDVITYSTMIHGFCRKGNFDSAWRVLGQRRESKDCLPDSVTYTTLIDGYCKKGKLEKAMKCMSEMEKLGCEPNLFGYNALIHGLCLSGQIGEVKEMVTKMRLHCVKDDMVTHMTILKGLCIEGRPDTATKHLKDIVSLGMKPEVAYVVIINEYRKLRKPDGAISLLKEINMRGLELSVSCFNRLLRVLVENGEPERAIFPLKEMHQMGCSPNFFSYNTVICSLCDMRGRMGEVEELVRDMLGNGHELRTNLYGCIIKGYCEDGNVNMAVQTFCGTLDNNNIFSLERFSILIKELCAKGMVVESERIFDYMSKKCTVVDVDSYRRVVDEHLCLSGRRKEALDSEAN